The Setaria viridis chromosome 9, Setaria_viridis_v4.0, whole genome shotgun sequence sequence aagaaaacaacagacgGCAAAAACATCGAggaagctagcgtcggggtcggatgtccctggtgaggccagccaggacatcaatgatcccattccccgccgtccgaggaaggatcccactcgactgtccacctcggaggaagctggggcggccaagtgccagcagcaagctccgaagtttcaacttcacctgaaaaaagatgccacaacaaggctgagcttctaagctcaacaagacttaatcgaCCGGTGAAAAACTActtcaccacttctagacatgcatggctctttggctgaggggttttgtttgccaaaagcaactgtgttaggtccttactttcaaggttttagctcagattctaagttcattaaccagtctacattgacaacttacactaagcaaacatagatccaacattaCGTATATAAGCTTAACATCAaggccatgtcatcatcagactccttcattactcagtgtagcatagcgatcaagcagtctcaaattatgagaggcagacgaattgattcgagttctttaaccatgcatggtgaacctaacctcatgatATCCGCGCACCATCgagggttgcttcctgtgtcggccttccccatcaattccctaacccgtgtcgggcccactttccttggtgcaaggttccacagacccggcctctgctgttctgtgaccacacttgccaccacgtgtggccgcaggggaactttgttccagagacagtggatcgaaccgctcacgtttaggttcaatcaggtactaggcttccccatcccataatgggtatgagattagtactttcaaacacttggtcacgaacaccaccactgtcagaccttaacagattcaataaacagacggggtgatcagccgaccaccaaaagagttaaccataaccctgccccgtccatcgtccttatagttataactaGAAGagaacatccaactcctataactcgcgagtgacaggaaatcactcgacttttaccgagtcctatttaagcattgcaactactcggacccaacagactagtgttcagatcaaagggactaagtcatgcatctagggttgcaaacaactcctatacgtaaatgcacattcataagaaggaaagcatgtgcaagtttagaaagttgggttcatgctccggggcttgccttcaagcggagtggAGGTGATCTGGTCTTCAGCAGGGTCTGCTTTGGCTTCTGGGATTGGCGGCTCTGCTACAGatccgtcttcaggcgccggatGTAGCTCATAAATGCCATCGgtgagatgtaactctacatgaatgcaatgcaggagttagcacttagacggtcattttaacaacacttgcaagtttaagCTTAGACAcatgtagcaaagctacaggagagggtgggggagaacaggataaaagggtcggatggggataaacttatgatctgacccctCAAACTTGAGGAATAACTGTGccggtcctcagacttaacgcagagaagtccccaatattttgcacagataccctcgggtcaagaaaaagatacagccgagccctcgggcgaggtggataagggtcgacGAAACAggcagggtcaggcgagacgggaaaggggtcggcagcttaccttcaggtctactggtgaagctttggggtcgggaaggaacagacttgggcggaaagactagaGCACTAAGGCTGAGACGAcggcgaggtttgacggtgctccggcggcgacggagcttcttgtgggcaacaagaaagctctagcacagcgcggaggagcagccGGCTGGTGGGTtagggagaagcgggtttgagcggagagggaaacTTCTCAAGAGTTCGGCGGgagtgctcaagtgcgctcagagtaggggcggcgaaacagcgatggcgaaggaaactccggtaggacTTTGGCatgcctttttatagctgcgcggaagagagagagtttgagcagcacgaagaccggtaagaaaaagatggagtgcgctgccatggcggcgattgagcggcgatgggcggcggaacagggcCTTGGAGACAGGATCTTtggctattgggcactggagacaaggttggcgcaggcgcggctttgccgggatttagatctGGCGAAGGCGAgcgtggtctggtcgcgtcaagcgacGGAGTGTGGGTGGCGGatttgactggcgtgtgacaAGGAGGAAGGCGgtgcaagcgaggttgcaacaggcgaagtgacagggcgagcagcggcgcgggagagtgctaaacagcggcttgccggggcacatcactggcgaggcaggaaaaaggagctgtctctgccggagtCAGGGTTGGCGAGagcggtatcgtcgtggagcgagctcgtgggcggcgtgaatgtggagaggcggaaaacccggaaggcattggggcttgcagccggggatccggcgagatgatgggcgcgggtcgcgaggcggtctgacgcagcagcggcaaagctctgccacgatggtgacggggcaccttggcgcggtcggcgagggcgcgagcgagacaatgcgaggcagaaagggttgcagggggttgccgctgcgattggggaggagggcgcgctgatccatcctgtcgcgaccggcgactgggcgaggcggcgggcgtcggaggagttgagccacgcagcgggggagctctgaaacggcgcatgctgctcaggcgcGTCTGTCTCGAGAGAACCGGGGAAAAGATTGCGGATCCACCAGTTAGTCTCGGGTTCTCCActgctccaagattggaaggaatACTGCCTTTAGACTCAGAGttgaaccggcggttttggtttGGGTTTTCAGGGATCGGGGCTGAGAACCGGATTTTGAGCGCTCAAGCTCAGGAaggctgagtcagcgggattagggactcgggttaagattaactcggctgattaaccgaggtcgttacaaAGAGTCCAACACATACTCTACACGCTGCCGCTAATACAATTTCAAGTCCCAATGTAATCAACTAGTATATAATATTCGACACAATTCTAACACAAGCGAAGGCTCAGACAAGTTAAATAAAAGAAGATAATCAAGCAGGAAGGGATCGGAAGGACAGTAGTACCGAGCAGCGGCCGGATCCACCAATACAAGACGCAGCTCCACACATGCTCATGGCGCTCGTACGCGTTGGCTACTGTTCTCCGCAATAGAGTGCGTCTGCGTGGGGGACGGCGCCCGGTGGGCTTCCCAAATCACAATCGGTCCTCAAACTCGCACCCAGTCAGAAGTTGAGGTGGGTTCGGGTCAGACTGTTCTAGCACTAGTATTCGCCAATGAAGAAAATTGGTGGCACCCTGTCGAAGTTTTTGTCGTTATGCTGGAAATATTCAGACGTAAGATCGTTGCCTTTGCACGTCCGGTTGTTCATTTGGCAGACCAAGACCGTCAGTCACTCTCCGCTCTTACCATGTCCTGGTGTCTCTGTCAACCTTTCTGAACTATGCACCTCTAAACGGATGAGCTCTGTACTTGAGAAGCTTGTATTAGGCGTTCacgtcttctttttttttttcagacaaACGGGAAACGTTGGCCTGAATTTATGGAAGATCAACGAGAACTCAGGTTGTAATGCCggccttttttaaaaaaatcttttaTGGAATATCATAATGAAAAACTGCAAAAGTACAAATAAAAGCTAGACGCCTCAATTTATTGTACAATAGAACGCTCACCAGAATGGCAGAATCACATAATCACACTTGAACATTCACTTGGCAATCCCATCATGGCTAACCAACATCtttatttgtttcttttcttacaCGACTCAATCCGAACCAATTCGCttagcggcagcggcagcgtaAGCGGCGAGGAGCTTATTGGCGTACTGCACGGCCACGTCCACCTCCGGCACCACTTTCTTCACCTCCGCACTTTCCCCGAACCGCTCCGCCCACGCTGCCAAGAGGGGAACCTTGTTTGCGCTAATGATCTCGACTCCATACATCGTGCGCACCGCATCGAACCAGAACAAGAAGGAGCCGAGCACGATGTCGAGGTACCTGATGGAGTCGCCTCCGAAGAaagccttgcccttggagcacTGGGCGAAGGCTTCCTCCATTTGCCCGATCGCAGCAGAAGTCTCCGTCACCTTCTCTGCCCTCTCGTCCTCCGTCTTGGCCATCACGATGCCAAACCACGCCGGACATAGCTTGTCGTCGACGAAGGCGGCCCAGAAGCGAGCAGTGGCGCGCTCGTAGAGATCGGTGGGGAGTATGGACGGGCCGGCAAACAGCTCGTCGACGTACTGCACGATGACGAGCGATTCACACAGCGGCTTACCGTTGTGGATGAG is a genomic window containing:
- the LOC117835174 gene encoding probable glutathione S-transferase GSTU6, producing the protein MAGKEDLKLLGLLVSPFVIRVRMALSTKGVSYEYVEQDLFNKSELLLKSNPVHKKVPVLIHNGKPLCESLVIVQYVDELFAGPSILPTDLYERATARFWAAFVDDKLCPAWFGIVMAKTEDERAEKVTETSAAIGQMEEAFAQCSKGKAFFGGDSIRYLDIVLGSFLFWFDAVRTMYGVEIISANKVPLLAAWAERFGESAEVKKVVPEVDVAVQYANKLLAAYAAAAAKRIGSD